The nucleotide sequence CGTGATCTGCGACTTCGCGGGCCCGCGGAAGCTGCCGATCGCGAAGATCTCGGCGCGATCGTCGGTCGCGCGGGCGAGGATGATCGGGCCGCCCTCGTCACCGTTTTCGAACTTGAGCACGCGGTACCAGAGCGTGCGCAGGCCGTTCGGGCCGGAGCGCACGTCGACCTCCTCCACGTCGAGCTTGCGCGGCCAGCCCTTCTCGGAGATGCCGCCGCGGAGCGACTCGTTCGCGAAGGCGTAGTGGCCCGTGCAGTCGACGTCCGTCGGGTTCAACCCCTTCTCTGCGTTGAACCCGGGGATCGCGACCTCGGCCCATTGGTCGGGCTCGAGCGTGCGAACCACGGCCTTGCCTCGGCCACCGCGGAGCGGCGAGAGCTTCTGCGTGCAGACGGCGATCGGTGTCTGCTCGCGCGTCCTGGCCTCGAGGTGCGGCTGCTCGGGCGCGGCGCCGCAGCCCAACATGGCGGACGCGATGCCCATCCAGAGCGCGGCGAGGCTCCCGCGGCGCGCCGTTTTCGCTTGGTCCCGGCGGTCTTGAAGAGACGGCTTCACGCCTCATTTCGTATCACGCAAGGCGCCTGCCACGAAAATTCCCTGTGACCCCCTCCGATACGATCCAGCCGACCGAACGCCGACAACGCCCCCGGTCCCGACATGAAGTGACCTTTGATACAAGGCCGGCGATCCCTTTTGGCAGAGAGCGCGTCGCGCGGGGTTTGGGCTTCTGGTCGAGCGGGGCGAGGGGTAGAATGGACGCATGGCAGCATCGCTGCTCACGCGCATCGCCCACGCGGCCAATCCGCACTCGCTGGAGAGGCATACGTGGAAGGATCAGGATCTCGAGCAGGCCGTGATCGCGCACCTCTCGCGGATGCTGAACACGCGGCAGGGCAGCTCCCTCACCTGCCCGGATTATGGGCTGATCGAGGTGTCGGAGATGCTGCACGACTTCCCGGACGCCATCGGGATCGTGCAGCGCGCCATCAAGAACAGCATCCAGCAGTACGAGCCGCGCCTGAAGAACGTGCAGGTCCGGCACATCAAGAACGAGGTCTTGGGGACCATGTACCTCGAGTTCGAGATCACGGGGCAGCTGCACTACCCGGACGGACGACGTTCGGGGCTTCGGTTCAGCACCTCGGTGGATGGGAGCGGCAACGTCAAGATCGGCTGAGCGGTTCGCGGAGGCGCGAAACTCTTCACGAACGTTGACACTACCTCCGCGGAACGGTCGACTGTTCGGCGTCGGGCCCCATGTTCAACAAGTACTACCAGGACGAGCTATCCTACCTGCGCGAGCTCGGGCGCGAGTTCGCGCAGGCGTACCCCGCGATCGCGCCGATGCTCGCCGAGCGCGGGGCGGACCCAGACGTCGAGCGGCTGCTCGAGGGCGTCGCGTTCCTGACGGGGAAGATCCGGCAGAAGCTCGATGACGAGCTGCCCGAGGTCATCCACTCGGTCGCGTCGCTGCTCTTCCCGCACTACCTGCGGCAGATCCCGTCGACGTCGATCGTGGAGTTCACGCCGCTGCCGAACGTGGTGCGCGAGAAGCTCATCGTCGCGAGGCACGCCGAGGTCGGGTCGGTGCCGGTCGACGGGGTCTCGTGTCGATTCCGCACGACGCAGGACGTGGAGCTCTTGCCGCTCACCGTGGAGGACGTGCGCGTCGAGACGGGCGCGCAGCTCGCGCAGTCGCTGCGCATCGAGGTGAAGGTGACGGGCGGCGCGGCCCTGGCGGCGCTCGCGCTCTCGAAGATCCGCTTCTACATCCACGGCGAGCGCAGGCTCCAGGACGACGTCCGCGTCTGGCTCGGCGCGCACGTCGACTCCATCGCGCTCTGCTCGGTCGACGCCGCGGGCCGCGACACCACGCTCGCGACGCTCCCCGCGCGCAACGTGAAGCTCGTCGGGTTCGACGAGGACGAGGCGCTGATCCCCTACCCGCCCACGGTTTACCCGGGCTTCCGCCTCTTGCAGGAGTACTTCACGCTCCCGCAGAAGTTCGCCTTCTTCGAGGTCCAGGGCCTCGAGGTGATGCCCGCGGACAAACTCACGGACAGGTTCGCGATCCTGATCCAGTTCAAGGACGGTCTGCCCGCGGGGACGCGGCTCTCGAAGGACAACTTCCGGCTCTTCTGCTCGCCGGTCGTGAACCTTTTCGAGCACTCGAGTGATCCGATCAAGCCGGATCCGAGCAAGTACGAGTACCTCGCTCGGCCCGCGGGCTCGACGCCGGTGGCCTACGAGCTCTACAGCATCGAGAGCGTGATCGGCATCGCGCGACGCACGAGCCAGCGCGTGAAGATCCCGCCGTTCTTCTCGTTCGAGCACGAGCTCGATCCCGAGGCCTCGGCGCGCGGCGTCTTCTACCAGACGCACATCAAGCCTGCGTCGGTCGGCGACGGCATCGACATCTACGTCTCGTTCGGCTCGGCGCAGGACGGCGCGGCGATCCCGGAGTTCGACGTCATCAGCATCGAGGCGACGTGCACGAACCGGCGCCTGCCCGCGCAGCTCAAGGTCGGCGATCTGCGCGTGCCGACGGCGACGTCGCCTGCGGTCGCGAGCTTCACGAACGTCACGGGCGTGACCGCGCCCTTGCCTCCGCCGATGGGCCGCGAGCTGCAGTGGCGCGTGCTCTCGCACATGGCGATGAGTTATCGATCGATCACGGAGCTCGACGTGCTCCGGTCGATGCTGGAGATCTACAACTTCCCCGCGCTCGTCGATCGTCAGGCGGCGCGGGCGAACCAGCTCCGCATGCAGGCGATCAAGTCGATCCGCGTCCGCCCCACGGATCGGCTCTACCGCGGCGCGCCCGTGCGCGGCGTGGCGACGGAGATCGAGCTCGACGAGGGGGGCTTCGCGGGTGAAGGCGAGATGTACCTCTTCGCGAGCATCCTCAACGAGATGCTGGCGTCGTACGTCTCGCTCAACTCCTTCACGCAGCTCAGCGTCACCGGGACCAACACGCGCGTGGTTTATCGATGGGACCCGAAGAGCGGCAGCCTGAACCTGATCTGAGCGGCGGGGCGGCCCCCGACGCAGCGTTCGCGCCGTCGCCCGATCCGGAGCGGCAGGCGAAGGCGGCGATCGCGGCCAAGATGGCCGAGCTCGAGCACAGCGCCCGTCGCTACTCGTTCTTCCGGCTGGTCTACATCCTCGAGCGCCTCTTCCCGGGCAGCGCGCCCGTGGGCCAGCTCGGGCCCGTCGCGAACGAGCGCATCCGCCTGCGCGCGGACACGAGCTTGATCTTCGCGTCGACGGACGTGAGCGAGCTCAAGAGCACGAAGTACCCCGACGAGGTCGATCGCGCGCGTATCACCGCGGGCTTCCTCGGGCTCTACGGCTCGGTCTCGCCGCTGCCGACGTATTACGTCGAGGACCTCGCGCAGGACGACTACCAGGGTGGTCCGCAGCCGAAGCGCGAGTTCCTCGACGTCTTCAACCATCGCCTGCTGTCGCTCTTTTATCGAGCGTTCACGAAGTACCGGCACTCGGTCGGTTACCGGAGGAAGGGCGACGATCCGTTCACGCGGCGCCTGCTCTGCGCGGCGGGCGTCGATGGATTCCGCGAGCACAAGAGCCCGCTGCATCGGTTCTTGTACCTTCGTTACGCGCCGCTGCTCGCGACGAAGAGCCGCAGCGCGCGTGGGCTCGAGGTGGTGCTGAAGGACATCTTCGGCAGCATGGGCGTGGACATCGAGCAGTTCGTCGGTCACTGGACGCTGCTCGAGAAGCCGCTGCGCAACAAGATGGGCGTGGCGAACCATCAGCTCGGCGAGAGCCTGACGATCGGCCGCTGGGTCTACGACGGGACGGGGCGCTTCAAGATCAAGCTCGGGCCGCTGAAGTACGACGAGTACATCTCGTTTTTGCCCGGCGGCTCGAACCGAGCGATCCTCAAGGCCACGGTCGACACGCTCACGCGCGGCGCATGCGACGCGATGCTGGAGCTGCACGTGGCGACGGAGGACGCGCCCCGCTTCCAGCTCGCGTCTCCCCGCGCCTCCACGCTCGCGCGCACGACGTGGCTCGGCGGGCCGGTCGGTCAAAACTTCGTGATCGAAGTACCGCTGAACGACAAACCGCAGAAGACCGGCCAGGGCGACGACGAAGAGGAAGAACGCCTCGACCCGCCGCCGCTTCCCTACTAGGGGGGCTCCGGTCGGCCCGACCAAAAAGCGATTTTTCGCGATGCGAAAAATCGCCGGGCCTTCCTCTGCCCCCCTAACCCCCCGCGCGCTCGTTTCAGCTTCACTTCGTTCCGCTGCCCCGAGCGCTTCGGCCTGACGCCTCGTGCAGATCCTTCTGGAACGCGCTTCTTGCCCCCTCTCCCGCGAGGGTCCCGCGAGGGAGAGGGGGTTGGGGGTGAGGGAATCGCTCAGTACACGAGCATGCTGCGCAGCGCCGTCGCCATCTCGTCGGCGACCGACTCGATGTTCTCGCCGTGCACCACCTGCACCAGCAAGAGCCGGTTGCCGCTGCGGATCAATATTTCGTGCGCGTACGAATGGTACGCCGGCTTCGCGGGGACACGCGTCTTCACGATGTAGCTGCGCGCCTGCGCGTTCGCCGTCGCCACGGGCATGCGCCCCGCGAGGATCTGCGCGCCTTGCTCCTCGCAGTCGCGCTCGTAACGCTTCATCACGTCGGGCCACGTGTCCTCGGGGTGATCGATCCGCTCGTAGATCGAGAAGAGGAACTGGCGCGGCGACTGGTACGAGATGAAGCGCTGACCTGGCGAGTAGTCGGCGTCGCGCACGTACCAGTCGATCGGGCGCGCGAGGCGCACGTCGCCGTCGAGGACGCCCACGCCGACGCGGCGCGGGAGGCGCTCGTTTTCGTCGGCGTTCAGCTTCGGGAAGTAGACTTCGTAGCTCTGGTTCTTGTCGATGACCCCGCTGCCGTGCAGGTAGAACACGTCGTCTCGTTGCGGCGCGGTGGGCGAGCCGCCGCAGCCGAACGAGACGATAGGCAGGGTCAGCGCGCCCAGCGCGAGGGCCAGGCGGGTGACAGAACGGAGCGAGGGACAAGAGAGGTCGACGGGCCTCATCACGGTTAACTTAGGATACCCTGGTCGCCGGGCCAAATGATCGCTCATGAGTTTGGCCATCTCGCCGAGACCGTTGAATGATCGACCCGGCTGTGGACAAGATGATGCCAGGATCCGACGTCGCCCGCGCGACGCCTGGGGAGTACACCGTGACGTATCTCGCAGAACGTAGTGTCCTTCTATCCCTCGCTCTCGCGCTGAGCGGCCTCGGCTGTGTCGGGCTCGAGGCTGGCATCGACTATCCGAGCGACCTGCCGGCGCCGGACGAGCACCTCACCTCCCCCGAGGGCGAGGCCGATCCGAGCGTCTCGCTGAACGGCTTCGTCATCAAAGACGAGGTCTGCAAGGGGGTCGACACCCACCCGATCACGCAGAAGCTCGGCCCGGAGGACTTCGCGCGTTACCTGGAGACCCAGGGGATCAAGCTCGAGCCCCAGAAGGCGCGCGACAACCTCTACTGGTTCGACTTCCCCACGGGCGAGAAGAAGGAGGGCGAGCCGCAGCCGTTCTTGCGCCTCCGCCTCGCGGTCCTCGACGACCACTTCGCGGCCACCCGCGACCTGCAGGAGTCGCTCCTCGATCACGGCCCGGGCTGGTGGGGGCTGCGCCGCTCGAACCTCGCGGTCCTGGCGCCGAAGACGAGCCTCTCGGAGTCGGTCGCCTTCGCGCTGAAGCACAAGCTCGTTTGCTGGGGCATGTTCGCGTACACGGGCACCGACGACGTGTACGCGGTCCCCGGTCCGTACACCGAGCTCTGAGCGCCGCAGACAGCCGACGCGGACGACGCGCGCGGATGTGGTCCGGACGCGTGTCGTTCACGTAGACTCCAGGCATGCGCTTTCGGCTCGCCTTCGCCCTCACCGCCCTCACGACCGCCCTCGGCGCGTACCTCGCCGCCTGCAGCTCCGAAGACAACATCGAGGATCTCTGCGGCTGGCTCGGCGACGAGAACAACTGCTACCGCCAGTTCTACGCCGACATCACCACGACCTGCGGCACCAAGGGTCCCAACTCCGCGCGGGATGGCTCGTTCCTCAAGCGGGACAAACTCGACACGTGCGTGCTCGACGGCGCAGAAGGCGGGCAGGTCGTCTTCGATCCGCCCCTCGACATCGCCACCGACTTCCCCGTCACGACCGCGTCCTTCGCGATGATCCGCGGCGACGGCACCATCTGCGGCGCGGCGGCGTTCGGATCGGACGGCGCCATGGCCCTCTCGGTCGAGGCCGTGAGCGTCGACGAGAACGGCATCGTCACGCCCCTCGGCGACGGCGGACTGCCGGACAGCGGAACGAGCTGCGTCGACAGCACCGATCCCATCTGCGGCGGCAGCTTCTCGGTCAAACCCGTGACCGAGCGCGAGATCGTCGACGTCACGTGCAGCACGGCCACGCGCAAGGAGTCGCACCGCTTCAACCGCCTGCAGCTCGCCAAGTGCGACGGCACCAAGGACAACGCGCCCGACGAGGCGAACGTCGCCGCGCTCTTCCCGCGCGCGGAGTTCGAGTCGAACCCGGGCGGCGTCGCCCTCGAGGGGTACGTGCTCTTCCGCGTCTTCTTCCCGCCGGCGACGGGTGAGCTCGAGGGCGCCCAGCCCGAGGTCGTCGAGTACTTCCGCTGCCGCATCCCGAGCGCGCCGAACACCTGCGCCAACGGCGTGCAGGACGAAGGCGAGCCCGCGATCGACTGCGGCGTGCTCTGCGGCAAGGGCTGCTGCAACAGCGACCCCTGCTACATCAACTCCGACTGCGAATCGGGCGTCTGCTCCGCGGTCGACGGCGGCATGGGCATTCGCCGCTGCATCGGCGATGGACCGATCTGCACGCCGCCCGCCCCGGCCCCGGACGCGGGCACGGACGGCGGCTGATTCGACGGAGCACGCGCGTGAGGCGAACCCACCCTCACGCGCGCGTCGCTCGGATTCAATCTTCAGGACACGAGTAGTTTGACGACAAACGTCGTGCTGCCGAGGCGCAGCCGATCGTTGTCGCGGAGCTGGCGGCGATCGCCGGGCACGAGCTTCTGCTCGTTCAGGAAGGTGCCGTTGCGCGAGTTGTCGTCCTCGACGAACGCCTGGCCCGTCGCGGGATCCGCGTGGATCGTGGCGTGCCTCGACGACGTGCTGCCGTCGGAGACCGCGATGTCCACGCCGCTGTCGCCGCCGCTCCGGCCGAGCTGCGTGCGGCCGCTGTGGATCGGCCAGAAGCTGCCGCTCGGGTCGTTCTGGAACGTCACCAGAAAACCCACGAGCACGCGTTGCCCCGACGGCGTCACCACCGGCGGCGCGGCCGCGGGGCCCGAGAGCGAGCCCGGCGAGACCATCTGCGGCGCGACCACCGGCGGCGGCGCGACCCCGCCACCGAGCCCGCCCGGCGTCACCATCGGCGGCGGCGCGACCATCGGCGGCGGCGCGACCCCGCCGAGCTGACCCGGCCCCGTCAGGCGCGGCGGCGCGGCCGGCATGCCGCCCACGGCCTGCGGCATCATCGCCGGCGCGACCATCGGCGGCGGGCCCATCTGCGGCACCGCCATCTGCGGCGCGGCCATCTGCGGCGCGGCCATCTGCGCCATCGGCGGCGCGGCCATGCCCTGGTTGAACGTCGGCGCGGGCTGCGCCATCGGTTGCGCCATCGGCTGCGCCATCGGTTGCGCCATCGGCTGCGCCATCGGCTGCGCCATCGGCGGATTGGCGAACGAGGGCACCTGCGGCGGACCCATCGGCGGCGCTGCGAGCGGCGCGTTGCCGAACGGCATCCCGCCGCCGGGCGGCGGCGTCCCGAACGACGGGGCCGCGGGCATCCCGGGCGGCGCGCCCATCGGCTGCTGCGGCGCGGGCTTCGGGGCCTCACGCGCCCAGGGCGAGCGCATCGGGCTGTCGTCGACGTCGCCCGACGAGAACGCGCTCGCCGCGCCCATCCCGCCTCCTGCCATGGGCGGCGGCGGATAGGCCCCGGGCGTGACGGGCGGCGGCGCCGCCATCCCGCCGGGGTTGATCTTCGGCGGAGGCGCGGGGTAGCCGCCGCCCATCCCCGGCGGCCCCGGAGGCGCGTAGGCCCCCGATCCACCCATCGGAGGCGGCGGCGCCGGCGCTCCCGCCCCTCCTCCCACGGACGCTCCGCACATGTTGCAGACCGTGTCCGTGTCCTTGAGCATCCACTGACAGCTAGGACAGGGCTTCATCCGCCCGCCACATTAACATTTTTGGCCGCCGGGGGAGCGCCCGCTCCGAAGGGACCGGAAGAGCCGCGCGATCGGCCACAAAAGACATCGGGGGTGATGCTTGGAGCACCACCCCCGACGTTCAGGACCGACAAACCAGGGTCAGTTGCTGCTGGCCGTGGGTTGCTTCTCGGCGTCCTTCTTCTCGCCGTCGCGGGCCTCTTCGGTCCCCTCCGGCGTCGGCTGCGGCATCGACTCGAGGGCCGCCTCGAGCACCTGCTCCATGCGGCTCACGAAGAAGAACTGCAGCTCGTCGACGACCTCCTTCGGCACCTCCTCGAGGTCCGCGCGGTTGCGCTCGGGGACGATGATGCGCTTGATCCCCGCGCGGTGCGCCGCGAGCACCTTCTCCTTGAGGCCGCCGATCGGCAGGACACGACCACGCAGCGTGATCTCGCCCGTCATCGCCACGTCGTGCCGGACCTTGAGGCCCGTCAGGAGCGAGACGAGGGCGGTGAACATCGTCACGCCCGCGCTCGGGCCGTCCTTCGGCATCGCGCCCGCGGGGATGTGGATGTGCAGGTCGCTCTTGTCGAGGAAGTCCTTCGGGATGCCGTACTTCAGGGCATTCGTCCGGACGAACGACAGCGCCGCCTGCGCGCTCTCCTTCATGACGTCGCCGAGCTGCCCCGTGAGCTGGAGCTTGCCCGTGCCGTACATGCGCGTCGCCTCGATGAAGAGGATCTCGCCGCCCACGCTCGTCCACGCGAGGCCCGTGGCCACGCCCGTGTCCGCCGTGCGCTCGGCGACCTCGCTCGTGTACTTCGGGGCGCCGAGGAACTCGTGCAGGTCGTCCTCGTTGTCGACGCGGCGCTTCTGCGTCTCGCCCTCGGCGACCTTCACCGCGACGCCGCGGATGACGCTCGCGATCTGGCGCTCGAGGGAGCGGACGCCCGCCTCGCGCGTGTAACGATCGATGATCTCCTCGAGCGCGCGATCGGTGACCTCGAGCTGCTCCTGCGAGAGCCCGTGATCCGAGAGCTGCTTCGGCAGGAGGTGCTGCCGCGCGATCGCGAGTTTTTCACGGCGCGTGTAGCCGGGGATCTCGAGGATCTCCATACGATCACGCAGAGGCGGCGGGATGGGGTCGGCCGTGTTCGCCGTGGCCACGAACATCACGTGCGACAGGTCGTACGGGATCTCGAGGTAGTGATCGGCGAACGTGTTGTTCTGCTCCGGGTCGAGCACCTCGAGCAGCGCCGCGGACGGGTCGCCGCGGAAGTCGTGCCCGATCTTGTCGACCTCATCCATCATGAAGACCGGGTTCACGGTCCCCGCCTTCTTCATGCCCTGGATGATTTGCCCCGGCAGCGCGCCGACGTAGGTGCGCCGGTGGCCGCGGATCGCCGCCTCGTCGTGCACGCCGCCGAGCGAGACGCGGTGGAACTTCCGACCCAGCGCGCGCGCGATGCTGCGCCCGAGCGAGGTCTTGCCGACGCCGGGAGGCCCGAGCAGGCAGAGGATCGGTCCCTTCTTGTCCTGCTTCAGCTTGCGCACCGCGAGGTACTCGAGGATGCGCTTCTTCACCTTCTCGAGGCCGTAGTGATCCTCGTCGAGGACCTTGCGCACCGCGGAGATGTCGAGGTTGTCCGTCGTCGACTGCGTCCACGGGATGTCGAGGATCCAGTCGAGGTACGTCCGGACCACCGTGTACTCGGCCGAGCCGACCTGCATCGTGCGCAGGCGCTTGAGCTGCTTCTTCGCGACGGTCTCCGCCTCGGTCGGCAGGTTCGCCTTCGCGATGCGGTCCTCAAGGCCGTCGAGATCGCCCTGATCGCCGTCGTCCTCGCCGAGCTCCTCCTTGATCGCCTTGAGCTGCTGGCGGAGCACGTACTCGCGCTGGTTCTTGCCCATCTCCTCCTTGATCTGGGAGTTGATGCGCTCGCGCATCTTGAGGATCTCGAGCTGGCGCGTGAGCAGGCGCAGGACCTTGCGGATGCGCTCCTTCACGTCCACGGTCTCGATGAGCTGCGCCTTCTCCTCGACGGGCGCGTCGAGGTTCGCCGCCACGAGATCCGCGAGCGCGCCGGGCGCCTGGATCGAGTCGATGAGCGAGCCCGCCTCGCGCGGCAGCTCCGGCATGAGCTGGATGACCTGCTTGGCGATGTCGCGCAGGCTCATCGCCAGCGCCTCGGCCTCGACGTCCTCCGTCGCGGGCTCGTCGATGCGGCGGATCTTCGCCTTCATGTACGGCGACATCGTCACGACGCCCTCGAGACGGATCCGCGTCAGCCCCTGCAGGATGAGCGAGTAGTTGCCCGAGCTGTGCTTGAGCGCCTTGAGGACACGCGCGGCACAACCGACCGGGTAGAGATCCTCGGCCGCGGGATCGTCCGTCGACGGATCACGCTGCGCGAAGATCGCGATCACCGGCCCGGGCAGGTTGTCGACGTCTTCGACGAGCGCGACGGACTTCTCACGGCCCACGTCGAACGGCGCGACGGCTCCCGGGAACAGCACGGCGTTGCGAATGGGGAGGACCGGGAGCTCGTCGCCGAAGACCACCTCCTCCTCGGAACGCGGCTGACTCGGCGGGTTTTTCTTTTCCGACATGAGACGATCTCCTCTACGAAGCTACCCGGGACGTCGAGCAGCTCCGACCGGCATCGGCGGCAATTTGCTGGACCCTACAGAGGCCAGCTCACGAACAGCGTCAATCGGTTTGATGCCCTCGCGAGGCCGGTGGAGCAAGGAAAGCTCGGACCGGGTCTCGGAGGCGGCGGTCAACGTAGACACGACGCACGGCCCATGCCAGGCCTCTCGCCGAGATTTCATCCGCCCTCGGGGGCCACGGGGGTGCCGTAGGGCTTTCTCCGAGGTCAACGAAGAGCTCGCCTCGGCTCGCTTCCACGCCCCGGGCGGGTACCATTCGCCCCTGCTGGAGGCCTTCCGCTTGCTCGATCCGGTCGTCGCGACGTTGTCCCTCGCTGCTCTCCTGCTGCACGTCCCCGCAGCGCCTTCCCTCGATCCCGGCCCGAGCCCCGCGTGCCCGAGCGACATGCGCCTCGTCGTCGGGGCACATTTCGACGAGGTCCAGCACCTCTGCACCGATCCCCGCAAGGACGCGAAGACCACGCATTGCTTCGCGTACTTCGAGGACCTGACGGCGGAGGAAGGGACGCGGACGGACATCCGCGTCTGCATGGATCAATTCGAGGCGCCGAACCGGCGCGGCGCGCGTCCGCTCGTGATGCAGTCGTTCCGCATGGCCGAGCGCTGGTGTGGTGAGCGGGGCAAGCGTGTCTGCACCGAGCAGGAGTGGGAGCTCGCCTGCGAGGGCGGAGAGCGCAGGCCACTCGCGTACGGCTGGGCGGTGAACCGGACGCAATGCAACAGTGACAAAGCGTGGCGCCCGTTCGACGCGCGGGCGCTCGCTGCGGGCGGCGAATCGGAGAGGAAGGAGCTCGCGAAGCTCTGGCAAGGCGCGACGAGCGGCTCGTACCTCGGCTGCGTCTCGCCGTTCGGCATCTACGACATGATGGGCAACGTCGAGGAGTGGGTGGCGACGCGGCCAGGACGCAAATACCCCGGCGCGCTGATGGGCGGCTTCTGGGCGAAGCCGTGGACGGGCTGCCGCGGGACGAACGACGCGCACGAGCCGACGTTCGAGTTCTACGAGACGGGCTTCCGCTGCTGCGCGGATCCGAAAAAGAGTGAGGACTAACCGCCGAGGATCATCCCCTTCGCGAGGGCGCGACCAGCGACGAGCTCCTGCGCGGACAGAGGCTTCCGTCCTTCGAGTTGCCCGCGCACGAGCGTGATCGAGCCCGCGCCACACGCGACCTCCACGCCCCATTTGTCCGCGGCGGTGATCGTACCGGGCGCGCTGAGCACGCCTTGCTCGGTGGCCACGCGCGTGGCGAGAACCTTGAGCCCCTTGCCCGCGCACGTCGTGAACGCGCCGGGCCACGAGGTCATGCCGCGGACGTGATCGTGCACCACGCGAGCGGGCTTCGACCAATCGATGCGCCCGTGCTCCTTCTCCAGCATCGGCGCCATCGTCGCCGCCGCGTGATCTTGCGGCGTGGCGACGAGCTCTCCCGAGACCGCGCGGGCCAGATCGTCGCGCACGACCTGCGCCGCGAGCTTGCCGAGCTCGACGTAGAGCTCGTCGGCGGTGGTGTCCTCTCCGATCGGGATCCGGTGCGTCGAGAACACCGGGCCCGTGTCCATGCCCTCGTCCATCTGCATGAGGCAGACGCCGGTCTCGCGCTCGCCGCCCACGATGGCCCAGGTGATCGGAGCGGCGCCGCGATACTTCGGGAGGATCGAGGCGTGGAGGTTCATGCAGCCGCGGCGAGGCGCGTCGAGCACGGCCTTCGTCAAGATGCGGCCGTACGCGATGACGAGCGCGACGTCGGCGTTCTG is from Polyangium spumosum and encodes:
- the fmt gene encoding methionyl-tRNA formyltransferase, yielding MRALFFGTPAIAVPALEALHEIAEIPLVICQPDRPAGRGLEVRAPPVKQRALELGLRVEQPLKVKTPDFASLIAEQNADVALVIAYGRILTKAVLDAPRRGCMNLHASILPKYRGAAPITWAIVGGERETGVCLMQMDEGMDTGPVFSTHRIPIGEDTTADELYVELGKLAAQVVRDDLARAVSGELVATPQDHAAATMAPMLEKEHGRIDWSKPARVVHDHVRGMTSWPGAFTTCAGKGLKVLATRVATEQGVLSAPGTITAADKWGVEVACGAGSITLVRGQLEGRKPLSAQELVAGRALAKGMILGG
- a CDS encoding formylglycine-generating enzyme family protein, translated to MLDPVVATLSLAALLLHVPAAPSLDPGPSPACPSDMRLVVGAHFDEVQHLCTDPRKDAKTTHCFAYFEDLTAEEGTRTDIRVCMDQFEAPNRRGARPLVMQSFRMAERWCGERGKRVCTEQEWELACEGGERRPLAYGWAVNRTQCNSDKAWRPFDARALAAGGESERKELAKLWQGATSGSYLGCVSPFGIYDMMGNVEEWVATRPGRKYPGALMGGFWAKPWTGCRGTNDAHEPTFEFYETGFRCCADPKKSED
- the tssG gene encoding type VI secretion system baseplate subunit TssG → MGPEERQPEPDLSGGAAPDAAFAPSPDPERQAKAAIAAKMAELEHSARRYSFFRLVYILERLFPGSAPVGQLGPVANERIRLRADTSLIFASTDVSELKSTKYPDEVDRARITAGFLGLYGSVSPLPTYYVEDLAQDDYQGGPQPKREFLDVFNHRLLSLFYRAFTKYRHSVGYRRKGDDPFTRRLLCAAGVDGFREHKSPLHRFLYLRYAPLLATKSRSARGLEVVLKDIFGSMGVDIEQFVGHWTLLEKPLRNKMGVANHQLGESLTIGRWVYDGTGRFKIKLGPLKYDEYISFLPGGSNRAILKATVDTLTRGACDAMLELHVATEDAPRFQLASPRASTLARTTWLGGPVGQNFVIEVPLNDKPQKTGQGDDEEEERLDPPPLPY
- the tssE gene encoding type VI secretion system baseplate subunit TssE, whose protein sequence is MAASLLTRIAHAANPHSLERHTWKDQDLEQAVIAHLSRMLNTRQGSSLTCPDYGLIEVSEMLHDFPDAIGIVQRAIKNSIQQYEPRLKNVQVRHIKNEVLGTMYLEFEITGQLHYPDGRRSGLRFSTSVDGSGNVKIG
- a CDS encoding FHA domain-containing protein, with the protein product MKPCPSCQWMLKDTDTVCNMCGASVGGGAGAPAPPPPMGGSGAYAPPGPPGMGGGYPAPPPKINPGGMAAPPPVTPGAYPPPPMAGGGMGAASAFSSGDVDDSPMRSPWAREAPKPAPQQPMGAPPGMPAAPSFGTPPPGGGMPFGNAPLAAPPMGPPQVPSFANPPMAQPMAQPMAQPMAQPMAQPMAQPAPTFNQGMAAPPMAQMAAPQMAAPQMAVPQMGPPPMVAPAMMPQAVGGMPAAPPRLTGPGQLGGVAPPPMVAPPPMVTPGGLGGGVAPPPVVAPQMVSPGSLSGPAAAPPVVTPSGQRVLVGFLVTFQNDPSGSFWPIHSGRTQLGRSGGDSGVDIAVSDGSTSSRHATIHADPATGQAFVEDDNSRNGTFLNEQKLVPGDRRQLRDNDRLRLGSTTFVVKLLVS
- the tssF gene encoding type VI secretion system baseplate subunit TssF, with amino-acid sequence MFNKYYQDELSYLRELGREFAQAYPAIAPMLAERGADPDVERLLEGVAFLTGKIRQKLDDELPEVIHSVASLLFPHYLRQIPSTSIVEFTPLPNVVREKLIVARHAEVGSVPVDGVSCRFRTTQDVELLPLTVEDVRVETGAQLAQSLRIEVKVTGGAALAALALSKIRFYIHGERRLQDDVRVWLGAHVDSIALCSVDAAGRDTTLATLPARNVKLVGFDEDEALIPYPPTVYPGFRLLQEYFTLPQKFAFFEVQGLEVMPADKLTDRFAILIQFKDGLPAGTRLSKDNFRLFCSPVVNLFEHSSDPIKPDPSKYEYLARPAGSTPVAYELYSIESVIGIARRTSQRVKIPPFFSFEHELDPEASARGVFYQTHIKPASVGDGIDIYVSFGSAQDGAAIPEFDVISIEATCTNRRLPAQLKVGDLRVPTATSPAVASFTNVTGVTAPLPPPMGRELQWRVLSHMAMSYRSITELDVLRSMLEIYNFPALVDRQAARANQLRMQAIKSIRVRPTDRLYRGAPVRGVATEIELDEGGFAGEGEMYLFASILNEMLASYVSLNSFTQLSVTGTNTRVVYRWDPKSGSLNLI
- the lon gene encoding endopeptidase La, coding for MSEKKNPPSQPRSEEEVVFGDELPVLPIRNAVLFPGAVAPFDVGREKSVALVEDVDNLPGPVIAIFAQRDPSTDDPAAEDLYPVGCAARVLKALKHSSGNYSLILQGLTRIRLEGVVTMSPYMKAKIRRIDEPATEDVEAEALAMSLRDIAKQVIQLMPELPREAGSLIDSIQAPGALADLVAANLDAPVEEKAQLIETVDVKERIRKVLRLLTRQLEILKMRERINSQIKEEMGKNQREYVLRQQLKAIKEELGEDDGDQGDLDGLEDRIAKANLPTEAETVAKKQLKRLRTMQVGSAEYTVVRTYLDWILDIPWTQSTTDNLDISAVRKVLDEDHYGLEKVKKRILEYLAVRKLKQDKKGPILCLLGPPGVGKTSLGRSIARALGRKFHRVSLGGVHDEAAIRGHRRTYVGALPGQIIQGMKKAGTVNPVFMMDEVDKIGHDFRGDPSAALLEVLDPEQNNTFADHYLEIPYDLSHVMFVATANTADPIPPPLRDRMEILEIPGYTRREKLAIARQHLLPKQLSDHGLSQEQLEVTDRALEEIIDRYTREAGVRSLERQIASVIRGVAVKVAEGETQKRRVDNEDDLHEFLGAPKYTSEVAERTADTGVATGLAWTSVGGEILFIEATRMYGTGKLQLTGQLGDVMKESAQAALSFVRTNALKYGIPKDFLDKSDLHIHIPAGAMPKDGPSAGVTMFTALVSLLTGLKVRHDVAMTGEITLRGRVLPIGGLKEKVLAAHRAGIKRIIVPERNRADLEEVPKEVVDELQFFFVSRMEQVLEAALESMPQPTPEGTEEARDGEKKDAEKQPTASSN